A genomic window from Methanovulcanius yangii includes:
- a CDS encoding ArsR/SmtB family transcription factor gives MKPACCSDIPPEALADILDIGGVEGLVALLPDEETTALQRDFHRLCADEYRLRILAMLGIRPLCACIIREVLGVAKSKLSYHLRLLQEGGMIAGTAKGTFIVYELTDYGRFCLDLTRKAGAYGRSR, from the coding sequence ATGAAACCTGCATGCTGTTCTGACATACCGCCGGAGGCGCTGGCGGACATTCTCGATATCGGTGGAGTGGAGGGCCTCGTCGCCCTCCTGCCGGATGAGGAGACGACCGCTCTCCAGCGGGACTTCCATCGTCTCTGCGCCGATGAATACCGCCTGCGCATCCTCGCGATGCTCGGCATCCGGCCGCTGTGCGCCTGTATCATCCGCGAAGTGCTCGGCGTCGCCAAGTCGAAGCTCTCGTACCACCTGCGGCTGCTGCAGGAGGGCGGGATGATCGCGGGTACGGCAAAGGGCACCTTCATCGTCTACGAGCTGACCGACTACGGGCGGTTCTGTCTCGACCTTACCCGGAAGGCCGGCGCATACGGGAGGAGCCGATGA
- a CDS encoding putative zinc-binding protein: MTGDDPVVLVTCSGISNTGKCTTRAAALLCQRKPGEVEEHIPALSPEGFSPAVARRSQGCRVFVVDGCGDCCAANKVTLHGLDIDIHLIATDCGIVKAGMDEPSFADIDRLAREMARLLRE; this comes from the coding sequence ATGACGGGGGACGACCCGGTCGTCCTCGTCACCTGCTCGGGCATCTCGAACACGGGGAAGTGCACGACGCGGGCGGCGGCGCTCCTTTGCCAGAGAAAGCCGGGCGAGGTCGAGGAGCATATCCCCGCCCTCTCACCGGAGGGGTTCTCCCCGGCTGTCGCCCGCCGCTCTCAGGGGTGCCGGGTGTTCGTTGTCGACGGCTGCGGCGACTGCTGTGCCGCCAATAAAGTCACCCTGCACGGCCTCGATATCGATATCCACCTCATCGCAACCGACTGCGGCATCGTAAAGGCGGGAATGGACGAACCGTCCTTTGCCGATATCGACCGGCTGGCCCGTGAGATGGCCCGGCTGCTGCGGGAATAG
- a CDS encoding trimeric intracellular cation channel family protein — translation MIEIPALAMIIGVAAFAITGVIAGARQDANIFTVVILGVVTAVGGGTVRDVLLEVPIFWTEAFTLIWVAIAASCIAFFFAKHVITRLARTFLYADAIGVAFFTIAAIDKTLLLGHTATVAVTMGFVTACMGGVVRDLLTGTPPLIIASEDLFVTPAVVGGVLYAVLLKTMPAYVDIWAIVAIGFIIAFRIYAIRTSLQYPSKLRMHF, via the coding sequence ATGATCGAAATCCCCGCCCTTGCGATGATCATCGGCGTCGCCGCCTTTGCGATCACCGGCGTCATTGCCGGTGCCCGGCAGGACGCAAATATCTTCACCGTCGTCATCCTCGGTGTCGTCACGGCAGTGGGCGGCGGGACGGTCCGGGACGTGCTCCTCGAGGTGCCGATCTTCTGGACGGAGGCGTTCACCCTCATCTGGGTCGCCATCGCAGCCTCATGCATCGCGTTTTTCTTTGCGAAGCATGTGATCACCCGGCTTGCACGGACGTTTCTCTACGCCGATGCGATAGGAGTCGCCTTCTTTACCATCGCCGCCATCGACAAGACCCTCCTCCTTGGCCACACAGCGACGGTCGCGGTGACGATGGGTTTTGTCACCGCCTGCATGGGCGGTGTCGTCCGTGACCTTTTAACCGGCACCCCCCCGCTCATCATCGCCTCCGAGGACCTCTTCGTCACGCCTGCCGTCGTGGGCGGCGTCCTCTACGCCGTCCTCCTGAAGACGATGCCCGCCTATGTCGACATATGGGCGATCGTCGCCATCGGCTTCATCATCGCCTTTCGGATCTATGCCATCCGGACGAGCCTCCAGTACCCGTCGAAGCTGCGGATGCACTTCTAG
- a CDS encoding pyrroline-5-carboxylate reductase family protein, giving the protein MTRIGIIGTGSMGRMLAHTFIDRGVATPADIIASSRSEGPLAALAAATGITAAADNREAARGADVLFLCVKPLQVRDVMAEIAPVCTPAQLVVSVAADVSLACLAAWTPARVARAIPTITSWCGRGITLLAFGDTATEADRERLTGLFGAISRPYVTTEERTGALTDLTSCGPAFIAAVAEEWAAAASRRTGIDRKAAEEMVRETLIGTALALDREGMTCAALIHEVATPAGITREGVDVLAEEMPDVWDAVHAATGARHRTLRNEVERRHPP; this is encoded by the coding sequence ATGACAAGGATTGGCATCATCGGCACCGGGAGCATGGGACGCATGCTCGCCCACACGTTCATCGACCGGGGCGTCGCCACGCCCGCAGACATCATCGCATCGAGCCGGAGCGAGGGGCCCCTCGCGGCCCTTGCGGCGGCAACCGGCATCACGGCGGCGGCGGACAACCGGGAGGCGGCACGGGGGGCGGACGTCCTCTTCCTCTGCGTCAAACCCCTTCAGGTCCGCGATGTCATGGCGGAGATCGCCCCCGTCTGCACCCCGGCACAGCTCGTCGTCTCGGTTGCGGCCGATGTCTCCCTCGCATGCCTTGCCGCATGGACGCCCGCACGGGTCGCCCGGGCGATTCCCACCATCACCTCGTGGTGCGGCCGCGGCATCACCCTCCTCGCCTTCGGGGATACGGCGACGGAGGCGGACCGGGAACGTCTGACGGGACTGTTTGGGGCGATCAGCCGGCCGTATGTCACGACGGAGGAGCGGACGGGCGCCCTCACCGACCTCACCAGCTGCGGCCCGGCCTTCATTGCCGCCGTCGCGGAGGAGTGGGCGGCCGCCGCATCGCGGAGGACGGGTATCGACCGGAAGGCAGCGGAGGAGATGGTCCGCGAGACCCTCATCGGCACCGCGCTCGCCCTCGATCGCGAGGGGATGACCTGCGCCGCCCTCATCCATGAGGTGGCGACGCCCGCGGGCATCACGCGGGAAGGGGTCGACGTCCTTGCAGAGGAGATGCCGGATGTCTGGGACGCCGTCCATGCCGCGACCGGCGCCCGCCACCGCACCCTCCGAAACGAGGTCGAACGGAGGCATCCACCCTGA
- a CDS encoding CAP domain-containing protein, with amino-acid sequence MTKMKGRRRMMEKGPVPGWAVLLILILLLCIAGGVLLLTGHMDGFLPGGPSSGEPVPSVTPSIGTGPGAPPVSTAAVEQYIVLATNVERADAGLAPLQWDAELAAVARSHSGDMAAHGYFSHINLQGEDPTARAVRLEYPVIKHLGGGRIATGIAENIGMMPTGNVADVGFVDEDAKAVAEAMVAMWMASPGHRENILAPGYDRIGVGVAYDGTSYIATQNFW; translated from the coding sequence ATGACGAAGATGAAGGGAAGGCGGCGGATGATGGAAAAGGGCCCCGTTCCCGGCTGGGCGGTGCTTCTCATCCTCATTCTTCTTCTCTGTATCGCCGGCGGGGTTCTTCTTTTGACAGGACATATGGATGGGTTCCTCCCGGGCGGGCCGTCCTCCGGGGAGCCTGTCCCGTCCGTCACGCCCTCCATCGGTACGGGACCGGGGGCACCGCCGGTGTCGACTGCCGCCGTCGAGCAGTACATCGTCCTCGCAACGAACGTGGAGCGGGCGGACGCAGGCCTCGCCCCCCTCCAGTGGGACGCGGAGCTCGCCGCCGTCGCCCGGTCGCACAGCGGGGACATGGCGGCACACGGCTACTTCAGCCACATCAATCTTCAGGGGGAGGACCCGACGGCCCGTGCAGTCCGGCTGGAGTACCCGGTGATCAAGCACCTCGGCGGGGGCCGGATTGCGACCGGCATCGCGGAAAACATCGGGATGATGCCGACGGGCAACGTCGCGGACGTCGGCTTCGTGGACGAGGACGCAAAGGCCGTTGCAGAGGCGATGGTTGCGATGTGGATGGCAAGTCCCGGCCACCGCGAGAACATCCTCGCACCCGGCTACGACCGCATCGGCGTCGGGGTCGCGTATGACGGGACGTCGTACATCGCGACGCAGAACTTCTGGTAG
- a CDS encoding Mrp/NBP35 family ATP-binding protein yields MPETTPASAPAPHAPQHAPPDRVDIPVRHVVLVLSGKGGVGKTTVAANLAFAFANHGFATGLLDLDIHGPDIPEILGLEGRHMTSYDERHIQPVAVTGNLAVVSIAFLLPEESSAVIWRGPMKAAVIRQFLEDVEWGELDYLVVDLPPGTGDEALTVAQLAPNIAGAVIVTTPQDVAVLDIKKAITFARTIDLPVIGIVENMSGMVCPHCGGAIDLFGSGGGKRAAAEMGVPFLGAIPVDPEIRKAADEGRPYLIRGPGTDPDDPTRKTVEAVMEEILRVIKASEAPGKE; encoded by the coding sequence ATGCCCGAAACTACTCCCGCATCCGCCCCCGCACCCCACGCACCGCAGCACGCCCCACCCGACCGGGTCGACATCCCCGTCCGGCACGTCGTCCTCGTCCTCTCCGGCAAGGGGGGCGTCGGCAAGACGACCGTCGCTGCAAACCTCGCCTTCGCATTCGCGAACCACGGCTTTGCCACCGGCCTCCTCGACCTCGACATTCACGGCCCGGACATCCCGGAGATCCTCGGCCTCGAGGGGCGCCACATGACCTCGTACGACGAGCGCCACATCCAGCCGGTGGCGGTGACCGGCAACCTCGCGGTCGTCTCGATCGCCTTTCTCCTCCCGGAGGAGTCGAGCGCCGTCATCTGGCGGGGGCCGATGAAGGCGGCCGTGATCCGGCAGTTTCTCGAGGACGTCGAGTGGGGCGAGCTCGACTACCTCGTCGTCGACCTCCCGCCGGGGACCGGGGACGAGGCGCTCACCGTCGCCCAGCTCGCCCCGAACATCGCCGGGGCTGTGATCGTCACCACCCCGCAGGACGTCGCCGTCCTCGACATCAAAAAGGCGATCACCTTCGCCCGGACGATCGACCTCCCCGTGATCGGCATCGTCGAGAACATGAGCGGCATGGTCTGCCCCCACTGCGGGGGGGCGATCGATCTCTTCGGCTCCGGCGGGGGAAAACGGGCTGCAGCGGAGATGGGCGTCCCCTTCCTCGGCGCCATTCCCGTCGACCCCGAAATCCGCAAGGCGGCCGACGAGGGGCGCCCCTACCTCATCCGCGGCCCCGGCACCGACCCGGACGACCCGACACGGAAAACGGTCGAAGCGGTGATGGAGGAGATCCTCCGGGTGATCAAGGCGAGCGAGGCACCGGGAAAAGAATAG
- a CDS encoding PQQ-binding-like beta-propeller repeat protein translates to MPAHQSHLTPSPKTAAYAVIIVLLVFTLLFTAGCSDVGHKPLTFTIWVLKIDADGNEQWTATIDGDPNGQGNDMIQTVDGGYAIVGSGTGPARPPGTMTTADGGHVVVGGNYGLIRIVTLGAGGEAGLDLKTNTSPDSGYTLVEAPGGGYVVTTRLGCLKRIDESGTVLWSTDLGEESDEWAWRVVRAPDGGYAAAGTNRSVGLDDEGTVLWETSYAPDRSADTIIAAPAGGFVTAGTCDGGVWVSRLDADGDEVWDRTVATAQPARLYIIRLSPDGTYDLIYGTTQEIEVNYREYEWITETTEVSLSADGDVTGERPVEVSTIITTTGDGGYVYCGYANPQYNDLRSHEYPGSPLRVVRLDSAGAVVWDTTFKIGEHRPVTSIIRTADGGFALFGADLDF, encoded by the coding sequence ATGCCAGCCCATCAGTCCCATCTCACGCCGTCGCCGAAGACCGCGGCATACGCAGTCATCATCGTCCTTCTCGTATTCACCCTGCTCTTCACCGCCGGGTGTTCCGATGTGGGGCATAAACCGCTCACCTTTACGATCTGGGTCCTGAAGATCGATGCAGACGGGAACGAGCAGTGGACCGCGACGATTGACGGCGACCCGAACGGGCAGGGAAATGATATGATCCAGACCGTGGACGGCGGGTACGCCATCGTGGGGAGCGGGACGGGGCCGGCGAGACCGCCGGGCACCATGACCACGGCCGACGGCGGGCACGTCGTCGTGGGGGGGAACTATGGACTCATCCGCATCGTCACACTTGGCGCGGGGGGAGAAGCGGGATTGGATCTCAAAACCAACACCTCCCCGGACTCCGGGTATACCCTTGTCGAGGCGCCGGGCGGGGGATATGTCGTCACCACGCGGTTGGGATGCCTGAAGCGGATTGATGAGAGCGGAACCGTCCTCTGGAGCACGGACCTCGGCGAAGAGAGCGACGAGTGGGCGTGGAGAGTGGTCAGGGCACCGGACGGCGGGTACGCCGCAGCGGGGACCAACCGGTCCGTCGGGCTTGACGACGAGGGAACAGTCCTCTGGGAGACGTCATATGCACCGGACCGGAGCGCCGATACGATCATCGCGGCACCCGCGGGAGGCTTTGTCACCGCCGGGACCTGCGATGGAGGCGTGTGGGTCTCCCGGCTCGATGCCGACGGAGACGAGGTATGGGACCGGACGGTGGCGACCGCACAGCCCGCCCGCCTCTATATCATCCGCCTCTCCCCCGACGGCACGTACGACCTGATCTATGGCACCACGCAGGAAATTGAGGTGAATTACCGGGAGTACGAGTGGATCACGGAGACGACCGAAGTCTCCCTCTCCGCGGACGGCGACGTCACCGGGGAACGGCCGGTGGAGGTCTCCACGATCATCACCACGACCGGGGACGGCGGGTATGTCTATTGCGGGTACGCCAACCCCCAGTACAACGATCTCCGTTCACATGAGTATCCCGGCTCTCCCCTCAGGGTCGTCAGGCTCGACAGCGCCGGGGCGGTCGTCTGGGACACCACATTCAAGATCGGGGAGCACCGGCCCGTCACCTCGATCATCCGGACGGCCGACGGCGGGTTCGCGCTCTTCGGGGCGGACCTTGACTTCTGA
- a CDS encoding TolB family protein: MKRERFFALVAAVSVVLAGTGAAMPFADEGPFLVAQPDAIVGTPAAGGDRILWIELATVPEFALFGDRAIHAYNTTSGTATLIRSRAANARSPDIDGDLAVWEEERGTTTDIVLYNFRTGTVSALHTAALQHNPRVSGSRIVWEEGFDGERGIRMYDMTTGSLYGLSTGKNDCFAPDIDGTTVVWVEQSDRDAYAIVSADLVSGRRDVLGVPSVPVSPRIDGGRTVWEDEGLIQLASTEDGVTTLTREPAPRSGAIIGEAIVAWSEEGRIICHDLSDGQTTRTGKRQASTKPAILDDGIAWVDEGNGGVLSIRYQPFASPHPGGLQVEPAAVVTPVSMGTQGGRIREGECAWYALDVSPGTTGISLDFSWEIVDESLSCTLIGPGGAVFRFTDSDDEAMDARIRVSVTSPAGIIPGRWYCAVSGESVREDVSYAIVWYESATGR; the protein is encoded by the coding sequence GTGAAGCGGGAACGTTTCTTCGCGCTCGTCGCAGCCGTCTCGGTCGTCCTTGCAGGAACCGGGGCGGCGATGCCCTTTGCAGACGAGGGGCCGTTCCTCGTCGCACAGCCGGATGCCATCGTGGGCACGCCGGCGGCGGGTGGGGACCGCATCCTGTGGATCGAACTTGCCACCGTACCCGAGTTTGCACTTTTTGGCGATCGCGCCATCCATGCCTACAACACCACCTCGGGGACCGCGACCCTCATCCGATCCCGTGCGGCCAATGCCCGTTCCCCCGATATCGACGGGGACCTCGCGGTATGGGAGGAGGAGCGGGGGACCACGACCGATATCGTCCTCTACAACTTCCGCACGGGAACGGTCTCGGCACTCCACACCGCCGCCCTCCAGCACAATCCCCGAGTAAGCGGAAGCCGCATCGTCTGGGAGGAGGGGTTCGACGGCGAACGCGGCATCCGGATGTATGATATGACGACGGGCAGCCTGTATGGCCTTTCCACCGGGAAGAACGACTGTTTTGCCCCCGATATCGACGGGACCACCGTTGTCTGGGTCGAACAATCCGATCGTGATGCCTACGCGATCGTCTCGGCGGACCTGGTGTCCGGACGGCGGGATGTCCTCGGCGTACCCTCCGTCCCGGTCTCTCCCCGCATCGATGGAGGAAGGACGGTATGGGAGGATGAGGGGTTGATCCAGCTCGCATCGACCGAAGACGGGGTGACCACCCTCACCAGGGAACCGGCACCGCGTTCCGGCGCGATCATCGGGGAAGCTATCGTTGCATGGTCGGAGGAAGGCAGGATTATATGCCACGATCTCTCGGACGGGCAGACGACCCGGACCGGAAAACGGCAGGCCTCGACGAAACCGGCGATCCTGGACGACGGGATCGCATGGGTGGATGAGGGCAACGGCGGAGTGCTCTCCATCCGGTATCAGCCGTTTGCATCCCCGCATCCGGGCGGGCTGCAGGTGGAACCTGCCGCGGTGGTCACGCCGGTGTCGATGGGAACACAGGGCGGCCGGATACGGGAGGGAGAGTGCGCATGGTACGCCCTTGACGTCTCCCCCGGCACCACCGGCATCTCATTGGACTTTTCGTGGGAGATTGTGGATGAATCGCTCTCGTGCACGCTGATCGGTCCCGGTGGAGCGGTGTTCCGGTTCACCGACAGCGACGACGAGGCAATGGACGCAAGGATACGGGTCTCCGTCACATCTCCAGCAGGAATCATCCCCGGCAGGTGGTACTGCGCCGTATCCGGCGAGTCGGTCAGGGAGGATGTCTCCTATGCCATCGTATGGTACGAATCCGCGACCGGACGGTAA
- a CDS encoding TolB-like translocation protein translates to MPVRKNARSYGACCALVALCLCAAVIPAAALTAQVSQPILPKGVPLSITGQTDFPGVAVWIIGKNYYERQAFTTKNDAFTEELLSAETTRELASGQYFLIIEDTGPDAKFALDTAEDGDQTMVWYQGMPLFALDDPDTIYSDTAMALSEALDRPEIDDASMKMVFLVEEPWIRIDQTPTGHPGDLLRFSGSTNLPAGRVIPFSIYLASANPPGDDDVAASGTIEVVKGGSHNYWYVDVDTGDLDSETYVLTLDAGSGFCTATTTFLLCDNRFTLPPTPGITVVPLQEGPEEVSSQPAEPEPVPAKTTTYATIPTTDDLIYTTDDAVIWCSAIDGEYVTWAEKTEDDETNIYLYHIPTGTTRTIIEGARYHTFTMDISGDHIAWRILRTDERTVSDGIGLYTISNGRVEEIPFKYHIGGIAMDGDLIAFSGVDWSAADGDDSRIFRSIFLHSISTGTTEVLYRQSGHQIEPAIGGGYVAWRTTEDGAHDTITIYSLADATHITLTPPDGAHYAAPAVGGGRAVALLHYLNFETPGPYKTEVVTTTLPGMETTTLPLPETPERARPQTGGAWIVWEEGDGNSSGRIMVYDIQQGTLLGQITPSGWNLDLDDNHLIFTNGDELRGISSLWLTTFTGEQPSPGETAAQSGTNVLADALLIGFGVVIAGIAAAAVLWKRESR, encoded by the coding sequence ATGCCGGTACGGAAGAACGCCCGCTCCTATGGTGCATGCTGCGCATTGGTCGCACTGTGCCTCTGTGCGGCAGTTATCCCCGCTGCCGCACTGACCGCACAGGTGTCCCAGCCCATCCTTCCCAAGGGAGTCCCCCTCTCGATCACCGGGCAGACGGACTTTCCCGGAGTCGCCGTATGGATCATCGGCAAGAACTATTACGAACGCCAGGCCTTCACCACAAAAAACGACGCCTTTACGGAAGAATTACTCTCGGCGGAAACAACGCGCGAGCTTGCAAGCGGCCAGTATTTCCTGATCATAGAGGATACCGGCCCCGACGCGAAATTTGCCCTCGATACCGCCGAAGATGGCGATCAAACGATGGTCTGGTACCAGGGTATGCCCCTTTTTGCCCTCGACGATCCCGACACCATCTACTCGGACACCGCAATGGCGCTCTCCGAAGCGCTGGACCGTCCCGAGATCGACGATGCGTCGATGAAGATGGTGTTTCTCGTGGAAGAGCCGTGGATAAGGATTGATCAAACTCCCACCGGCCACCCGGGCGACCTCCTGCGGTTCTCGGGGTCCACCAACCTGCCGGCGGGCCGCGTGATCCCCTTTTCCATCTACCTCGCTTCTGCCAATCCCCCCGGGGACGATGACGTCGCGGCATCGGGAACCATCGAGGTCGTGAAGGGCGGGTCCCACAACTACTGGTATGTCGATGTCGATACGGGCGACCTCGACAGCGAGACGTACGTCCTGACCCTCGATGCCGGCTCCGGCTTCTGCACTGCCACCACGACGTTTCTTCTCTGCGACAACCGGTTTACCCTGCCGCCGACCCCCGGAATCACCGTCGTCCCACTCCAGGAGGGGCCGGAGGAGGTATCCAGCCAGCCGGCCGAACCGGAGCCGGTTCCCGCCAAAACCACGACGTATGCAACGATTCCCACCACCGACGACCTCATCTATACGACCGACGACGCGGTGATATGGTGTTCGGCCATCGACGGCGAGTATGTCACCTGGGCCGAGAAAACTGAGGACGACGAGACGAACATCTACCTGTATCACATTCCGACCGGGACCACCCGTACGATCATCGAGGGCGCCCGGTACCACACCTTCACGATGGACATCTCGGGCGATCATATCGCGTGGAGAATTCTTCGGACCGACGAGCGCACGGTGTCCGATGGGATCGGGCTCTACACCATCTCGAACGGCCGTGTCGAGGAGATCCCCTTCAAGTACCACATCGGCGGGATTGCCATGGACGGGGACCTGATCGCCTTTTCTGGGGTGGACTGGTCGGCCGCCGATGGCGATGACAGCCGGATATTCAGGAGCATATTCCTCCATTCCATCTCGACGGGGACGACAGAGGTGCTCTACCGGCAATCCGGCCACCAGATCGAACCGGCGATAGGGGGCGGATATGTCGCGTGGCGAACGACGGAGGACGGGGCCCACGATACGATCACCATATACTCGCTCGCGGATGCCACCCATATCACCCTCACGCCCCCCGACGGTGCGCACTACGCGGCACCCGCGGTGGGCGGGGGACGGGCGGTGGCGCTCCTCCATTACCTGAACTTTGAAACACCCGGGCCCTACAAGACGGAGGTCGTGACAACGACCCTTCCCGGCATGGAGACGACGACCCTCCCTCTCCCGGAGACGCCCGAACGTGCACGCCCGCAGACGGGCGGCGCATGGATCGTCTGGGAGGAAGGCGATGGGAACTCTTCCGGCCGGATCATGGTCTACGATATACAACAGGGCACGCTACTCGGACAAATCACGCCATCCGGCTGGAATCTGGACCTCGACGACAATCACCTCATCTTCACCAACGGCGATGAATTACGGGGCATCAGCAGTCTCTGGCTCACCACATTCACCGGAGAACAGCCCTCGCCCGGTGAAACGGCGGCACAGAGCGGAACGAATGTCCTCGCCGACGCCCTCCTGATCGGATTCGGCGTCGTGATCGCGGGCATTGCGGCGGCGGCGGTGCTCTGGAAGAGGGAGAGCAGGTGA
- a CDS encoding winged helix-turn-helix transcriptional regulator — protein MTAGTLRTAMVAVVLVLGSAAPAAAAGLYSVEPWDALSPGGDVMTSSAVSWWEVAPMALALYGLCAVCPLAGQPAYLLYALGGWFGLGFRRVALEGVLSHPLRAKVYGYIREHPGTSFSTIVRQTAINRGTLHYHLHILLREGKISELRDGGTTTYFENNGTYSLEEKRILSHIREGPAGEICRFLAMCRGATRLEIAHRMGVAPTSVSWHLSRLNGSGVIVAERAGGKTRYRLTPDAAALLDTYMQERAHCCRAEASN, from the coding sequence GTGACGGCTGGTACGCTCCGGACCGCAATGGTGGCAGTGGTTCTCGTTCTCGGCAGCGCCGCCCCGGCCGCGGCGGCCGGTCTGTATTCCGTGGAGCCGTGGGACGCCCTTTCCCCCGGAGGGGACGTCATGACATCCTCTGCCGTATCGTGGTGGGAGGTTGCTCCAATGGCCCTCGCCCTCTATGGATTGTGTGCGGTCTGTCCGCTGGCAGGCCAACCGGCATATCTTCTCTACGCACTGGGGGGATGGTTCGGCCTCGGATTTCGACGGGTGGCACTCGAGGGGGTATTGTCCCACCCGCTCCGTGCAAAGGTGTACGGATATATCCGGGAGCACCCTGGAACATCGTTTTCGACTATTGTCAGGCAGACCGCCATCAACCGCGGTACCCTGCACTACCATCTCCATATCCTTCTGCGGGAGGGCAAGATTTCGGAACTAAGGGATGGTGGCACTACGACCTATTTTGAAAACAACGGCACGTATTCGCTGGAGGAAAAACGGATCCTCTCCCACATCCGGGAGGGCCCTGCAGGTGAAATCTGCAGGTTTCTTGCCATGTGCCGTGGGGCGACGCGCTTGGAGATTGCCCACCGGATGGGGGTGGCCCCGACGTCGGTGTCCTGGCACCTGTCCCGCCTGAACGGCAGCGGCGTCATCGTCGCCGAACGGGCGGGCGGGAAGACCAGGTACCGCCTGACGCCCGACGCTGCGGCTCTCCTCGATACGTACATGCAGGAACGTGCTCACTGTTGCCGGGCCGAAGCCTCGAACTGA